A region from the Candidatus Binatia bacterium genome encodes:
- a CDS encoding type II toxin-antitoxin system RelE/ParE family toxin: MIASFRHRGLRALYEKNDGRRLSAAHLDKIRRILARLDESGAVQHMALPGFQLHSLKGNLKGFWAVSVSGNWRIIFRFENGNAYDVDLIDYH; the protein is encoded by the coding sequence GTGATCGCGTCATTTAGGCACCGGGGGCTAAGGGCGCTTTATGAAAAAAACGACGGCCGCAGGCTTTCCGCAGCGCATCTCGATAAGATCAGGCGTATTCTGGCTCGCTTGGATGAGTCGGGGGCCGTTCAACACATGGCGCTCCCCGGTTTTCAGCTTCATTCCCTGAAGGGGAATCTTAAAGGCTTCTGGGCCGTTTCGGTGTCGGGAAACTGGCGGATCATCTTCCGCTTCGAGAATGGCAACGCCTACGACGTGGATTTGATCGATTATCACTAG
- a CDS encoding HigA family addiction module antitoxin, producing MPMKNPPHPGLSVRHDCIEPLGLTITEAARALGVTRQALNNLVNGKAAISPEMAIRLDKAFGGGADTWLRLQAAYDLAQAEKYAGKIKVRRVA from the coding sequence ATGCCTATGAAGAACCCACCGCATCCGGGTCTCTCGGTCCGCCATGACTGCATTGAACCTTTAGGCCTTACGATCACCGAGGCTGCGCGCGCGCTCGGAGTGACGCGCCAGGCTCTTAACAATCTGGTGAACGGCAAGGCGGCAATCTCCCCGGAGATGGCGATCCGGCTCGATAAAGCTTTCGGCGGCGGCGCGGACACGTGGCTTCGCCTACAGGCCGCCTACGATCTAGCTCAAGCTGAAAAATACGCGGGTAAAATTAAAGTCCGCCGAGTCGCTTAG